From one Candidatus Hydrogenedentota bacterium genomic stretch:
- a CDS encoding DUF2239 family protein, whose translation MAEQLGYTAFTGERCLVSGDLHTMLLRVKAYLDSGGDSTVLIFDDQTGGQVDFDFRGTPEDVLQRLERHPLFAKPAAQEQPRTGPGRPALGVTGREVTLLPRHWDWLAEQPGGASAVLRRLVERAMAQDAGTRRERRALDAAGKFMWAMAGNLPGFEEATRALYAGDRAGFEALVREWPEDIRTHAVRLARAGMESSAAAHG comes from the coding sequence ATGGCGGAGCAATTGGGTTACACGGCGTTTACAGGGGAGCGTTGTCTTGTGTCCGGCGACCTGCACACGATGCTTTTGCGTGTGAAGGCGTATCTCGATTCGGGGGGGGACAGCACGGTCCTCATTTTTGACGACCAGACTGGCGGCCAGGTTGATTTTGACTTTCGGGGCACGCCGGAGGACGTGTTGCAACGGCTTGAGCGCCATCCGCTTTTTGCAAAACCCGCCGCGCAGGAGCAGCCGCGCACGGGTCCGGGCCGTCCCGCGCTGGGTGTGACGGGCAGGGAGGTGACGCTGTTGCCCCGGCATTGGGATTGGCTTGCGGAACAGCCCGGAGGCGCCTCGGCGGTGCTTCGCAGGCTTGTGGAGCGCGCGATGGCCCAGGACGCGGGTACTCGAAGGGAGCGGCGGGCGCTGGACGCGGCGGGGAAATTTATGTGGGCGATGGCGGGCAACCTGCCCGGTTTCGAGGAGGCGACCCGGGCTTTGTACGCGGGTGACAGGGCGGGGTTCGAGGCGCTGGTGCGGGAATGGCCGGAGGACATCCGCACCCATGCGGTCCGGCTGGCCCGGGCCGGGATGGAGTCTTCGGCGGCGGCGCACGGCTGA